A part of Corynebacterium mustelae genomic DNA contains:
- a CDS encoding DMP19 family protein gives MLAGYKIADVTVIEEAIEIMLENGMVVTEPLSRHVTLEKATKAQLSQWEKTPEGFGLNWPEIKPPTPNGIIDVLYCLQNSLYDAAENRWESVGRDLTQLSTDDQQLVALYLMELEINHGGFRAFFENGGTTIYDLALAALTRMGANETITLLEAMMGIITPAITIAQSDDSRDVMEVILATLTEQDDNALEELEKRFWDYPENLPALVVATYSDEVIRNNHT, from the coding sequence ATGCTGGCAGGATATAAAATCGCCGACGTCACGGTGATCGAAGAAGCGATAGAAATCATGTTGGAAAATGGGATGGTGGTGACCGAACCCTTATCCAGGCATGTGACATTAGAGAAAGCAACTAAGGCTCAATTATCCCAGTGGGAAAAGACTCCAGAAGGTTTCGGACTGAACTGGCCGGAAATCAAACCACCAACCCCAAACGGAATCATTGATGTGCTGTATTGTCTGCAAAACTCGCTGTATGATGCGGCAGAAAACCGGTGGGAATCGGTAGGGCGGGATCTCACACAATTAAGCACCGATGACCAACAACTCGTCGCGCTGTATCTGATGGAGCTTGAAATCAACCACGGTGGGTTCCGGGCGTTCTTCGAAAATGGAGGCACCACAATCTATGATCTCGCGCTCGCCGCTTTAACCCGGATGGGGGCGAATGAAACTATCACATTGTTAGAGGCAATGATGGGCATAATCACCCCAGCCATAACGATCGCTCAGTCCGATGATTCCCGCGACGTCATGGAGGTCATTCTCGCAACACTTACGGAACAGGACGACAACGCTTTAGAGGAATTGGAAAAGAGATTCTGGGATTATCCCGAAAACCTCCCCGCGCTGGTGGTGGCGACCTATAGTGATGAGGTTATAAGGAACAACCACACGTAA
- a CDS encoding DUF4240 domain-containing protein, whose translation MTESEFWDLIESFDWDELGDDEAVVEPAVEKLAAGTVDNINAFTEHLHRFLYTLDTREHARYAYLGEADPDNGDDYISADDFLYTRCVVVANGREYYAGVFNDPSQMPREMEFEHLLYVAPDAYERKTGDDYDYASGWDFESFSNKEGWAPNENTRPGIMTGEKVPPGNRRPV comes from the coding sequence ATGACAGAATCAGAGTTTTGGGACCTCATCGAATCCTTCGACTGGGACGAGCTTGGCGACGATGAAGCGGTGGTGGAACCGGCCGTCGAAAAGCTTGCGGCAGGAACGGTAGACAACATTAATGCTTTTACCGAACACTTGCACCGCTTTTTATACACACTCGACACCCGCGAACACGCCCGCTACGCATACCTAGGCGAAGCCGATCCCGATAACGGCGACGATTATATTTCGGCTGACGACTTCCTCTATACCCGATGCGTCGTAGTGGCAAACGGCCGCGAATACTACGCCGGAGTGTTCAACGACCCGAGCCAGATGCCGCGCGAAATGGAATTCGAACATCTGCTATATGTCGCGCCAGATGCGTATGAGCGCAAGACCGGCGATGACTACGACTATGCCAGTGGCTGGGACTTCGAAAGCTTCAGCAATAAGGAAGGCTGGGCACCGAACGAAAACACCCGTCCGGGGATAATGACCGGGGAAAAGGTCCCACCCGGAAACCGTCGGCCGGTGTAA
- a CDS encoding DM13 domain-containing protein — MKKVVKFGAPLAVIALAIAIAVFKPWLLFVDKEVNDEIPNFTAQTAQATTAQSEPGSNETPNNATAESNDTPTTPVLIAQGDFISHEHETTGRALVFKLPNGNHQLALENLATSNGPDVKVWFSQGPVVEGVAGWTTAKDHPHLSLGTIKGNVGNQVYDLPADFNPSDWPTVDLWCEQFGVSFGAAALQKV, encoded by the coding sequence ATGAAAAAGGTAGTTAAGTTTGGTGCCCCGTTAGCGGTGATTGCATTGGCTATTGCAATCGCGGTTTTCAAACCATGGCTGTTGTTTGTGGACAAGGAGGTCAACGACGAAATCCCAAATTTCACAGCCCAGACTGCCCAGGCAACGACCGCGCAGTCCGAACCTGGTTCCAACGAAACACCAAACAATGCCACAGCCGAGTCGAACGACACCCCCACCACGCCGGTTCTCATCGCCCAAGGGGACTTCATCTCCCACGAGCACGAAACCACTGGTCGCGCATTGGTGTTCAAACTACCCAACGGAAACCACCAGTTAGCCCTGGAAAACCTCGCAACCTCCAATGGCCCCGACGTAAAAGTGTGGTTTTCCCAAGGACCTGTCGTTGAGGGCGTTGCCGGTTGGACCACCGCAAAAGACCACCCGCACCTTTCGCTAGGCACAATCAAGGGCAACGTCGGCAACCAAGTTTATGATCTACCTGCCGATTTCAACCCGAGCGATTGGCCAACTGTTGATCTGTGGTGCGAGCAATTCGGCGTTAGCTTCGGTGCCGCAGCCCTGCAAAAAGTATAG
- a CDS encoding methylmalonyl-CoA carboxytransferase subunit 5S: MSPRKIGVTEVALRDAHQSLFATRMALEDMVDACEDIDKAGFWSVECWGGATFDACIRFLNEDPWKRLRTFRELMPNSRLQMLLRGQNLLGYRHYEDMVVDKFVEKSKENGMDVFRVFDALNDPRNLERAMNAVKNVDGHAQGTICYTVSPLHDVEGYVKQAGQLLDMGADSIALKDMAALLKPQPAYDIIRGIKETYGEDTQINVHCHSTTGVTLVTLMKAIEAGADVVDTAISSLSLGPGHNPTESLVEMLEGTDYTTDLDMDRLINIRDHFKKIRPKYKEFESKTLVDTNIFLSQIPGGMLSNMESQLNAQGAGDRIDEVMAEVPLVRKDAGYPPLVTPSSQIVGTQAVFNVLMGRYKVMTAEFADLMLGYYGECIGERDPELIKQAEAQTKKEAITSRPADLLEPEWDTLRDEVAKLEGFDGSDEDVLTNALFPGVAPGFFKTRHEGPKNVGIDPAKVKKRDNEPVLEPITYQVTVGGRTQTVRVEPAE, translated from the coding sequence ATGAGTCCACGAAAAATTGGAGTGACCGAAGTTGCGCTCCGTGATGCACACCAGAGTCTATTTGCCACCCGTATGGCCTTGGAAGACATGGTGGATGCTTGCGAGGATATTGATAAGGCCGGTTTTTGGTCGGTTGAGTGCTGGGGCGGTGCGACATTCGACGCCTGTATCCGTTTCCTCAACGAAGATCCTTGGAAGCGTCTGCGCACCTTCCGTGAGCTGATGCCTAATTCCCGGTTGCAGATGTTGCTGCGCGGGCAGAATCTCTTGGGCTACCGCCACTACGAAGACATGGTGGTGGATAAGTTTGTGGAAAAGTCCAAAGAAAACGGGATGGATGTGTTCCGGGTGTTCGACGCTTTGAACGATCCACGCAACCTGGAACGCGCCATGAACGCGGTGAAGAATGTTGATGGACATGCCCAAGGCACTATCTGCTACACCGTTTCACCACTACACGATGTCGAAGGTTACGTAAAGCAAGCAGGGCAGCTGCTGGATATGGGTGCAGATTCCATCGCGCTGAAAGACATGGCAGCGTTGCTTAAACCACAACCTGCCTATGACATCATTCGGGGTATTAAAGAAACCTACGGTGAGGATACCCAGATCAACGTTCACTGCCACTCCACAACTGGCGTGACCTTAGTGACCTTGATGAAGGCCATCGAAGCAGGTGCTGACGTGGTAGACACCGCAATTTCTTCCCTGTCGTTGGGCCCTGGTCATAATCCGACCGAGTCGCTGGTGGAAATGCTGGAAGGGACCGATTACACCACCGACCTGGATATGGATCGGCTGATTAATATCCGCGACCACTTTAAGAAAATCCGCCCGAAGTACAAGGAATTTGAGTCCAAGACATTGGTTGACACCAATATCTTCCTCTCCCAGATTCCAGGCGGCATGTTGTCGAATATGGAGTCGCAGTTAAACGCGCAAGGTGCAGGCGATCGCATCGACGAAGTGATGGCGGAAGTGCCGCTTGTGCGCAAAGATGCTGGCTACCCGCCACTAGTTACGCCTTCCTCGCAGATCGTTGGTACTCAGGCGGTATTCAACGTCCTCATGGGGCGCTACAAGGTTATGACGGCTGAGTTTGCCGACTTGATGTTGGGCTATTACGGCGAATGCATCGGCGAACGCGACCCAGAGTTGATCAAGCAAGCCGAAGCTCAAACTAAAAAAGAGGCCATCACGTCTCGGCCAGCGGACTTGCTGGAACCTGAATGGGACACCCTGCGCGACGAAGTCGCGAAACTGGAGGGCTTTGACGGCAGCGATGAGGATGTGTTGACAAATGCATTATTCCCAGGTGTTGCCCCAGGATTCTTCAAGACCCGCCATGAAGGCCCAAAGAATGTGGGTATCGATCCGGCTAAGGTGAAGAAACGGGATAATGAGCCGGTCTTAGAGCCGATCACCTACCAGGTAACCGTGGGTGGCCGCACCCAAACTGTTCGCGTCGAGCCAGCTGAATAA
- a CDS encoding acyl-CoA carboxylase subunit beta — translation MANEPTMAQRLEQLAEARKKVELGGGQAKLDKQHEKGKLTARERIAALVDEGTFHETGMFATHRTTHFGMDTADAPADGVVTGSGAVFGRPLHIASQDFTVMGGSAGETQSNKVAAMMEASATTGTPFVFINDSGGARVQEGIDSLSGYGKVFYRNVMLSGLVPQISIIAGPCAGGAAYSPALTDFIIQTRQANMFITGPGVIKSVTGEDVTSEQLGGADAHMMKAGNIHFVAEDDEQAILITQKLLSFLPQNNTEEPPVVDPDPIVEPDPYLRDIVPVDGKKGYDIREVIARIVDRGDFLEVQAGYAQSIVVGFGRVVGRTVGIVANQPNVMSGVLDINSSDKGSQFIRFCNAFNIPLVTLVDVPGFMPGVAQEHGGIIRHGAKMLYAYSSASVPKITVELRKSYGGAHLAMCSKDLGADRVFAWPTAEIAVMGAEGAVNVVFRKEIEEAEDPAAKREELIQLYKETFSTPFMAASRGLVDDIIDPAETRKHIADALEVLANKRVTRPHKKHGLMPV, via the coding sequence ATGGCTAACGAACCAACAATGGCCCAGCGCCTTGAGCAGCTGGCGGAAGCACGCAAAAAAGTTGAACTTGGCGGCGGTCAGGCAAAGCTGGATAAGCAGCATGAAAAGGGTAAACTCACCGCCCGTGAGCGAATCGCAGCGCTTGTCGACGAAGGTACGTTCCACGAAACCGGCATGTTTGCCACCCACCGCACCACACATTTCGGCATGGATACAGCGGATGCCCCAGCTGACGGTGTGGTGACTGGTTCTGGCGCGGTATTTGGTCGGCCACTACACATCGCCTCCCAAGACTTCACTGTGATGGGTGGTAGTGCTGGGGAAACCCAGTCCAATAAGGTTGCCGCGATGATGGAGGCCTCGGCTACTACTGGCACCCCGTTTGTGTTTATTAATGATTCCGGCGGTGCCCGCGTCCAGGAAGGCATTGATTCCCTGTCTGGTTACGGCAAAGTGTTCTATCGAAACGTCATGCTGTCTGGCTTGGTGCCGCAGATCTCCATCATCGCAGGGCCGTGCGCGGGTGGTGCAGCGTATTCGCCAGCACTGACTGATTTCATCATCCAAACCCGCCAGGCAAACATGTTCATTACTGGCCCGGGCGTTATTAAGTCGGTGACCGGCGAGGATGTGACATCCGAACAGCTCGGTGGCGCAGATGCCCACATGATGAAGGCCGGCAATATTCACTTTGTGGCTGAAGATGATGAGCAGGCAATCCTAATCACCCAGAAGCTTCTTAGCTTCCTGCCGCAAAACAACACCGAGGAACCACCGGTGGTTGACCCAGATCCGATTGTTGAACCTGATCCGTACTTGCGCGATATTGTGCCGGTTGACGGCAAGAAGGGTTACGACATTCGGGAGGTCATCGCCCGGATTGTCGACCGTGGCGATTTCCTGGAGGTTCAGGCCGGTTACGCACAATCGATTGTGGTGGGCTTCGGCCGGGTCGTCGGTCGCACTGTCGGTATCGTCGCCAATCAGCCAAACGTGATGTCGGGTGTGCTTGACATCAATTCCTCCGACAAGGGTTCGCAATTTATTCGCTTCTGCAACGCCTTTAATATCCCGCTTGTAACGCTTGTCGACGTCCCGGGCTTCATGCCTGGCGTGGCTCAAGAGCACGGCGGTATCATCCGCCACGGAGCAAAGATGCTCTACGCATATTCTTCTGCTTCGGTACCAAAGATCACCGTTGAATTGCGTAAGTCGTATGGTGGCGCTCACCTGGCCATGTGCTCTAAGGACCTAGGCGCAGATCGCGTATTTGCCTGGCCGACCGCCGAGATCGCTGTGATGGGCGCTGAGGGTGCCGTTAATGTGGTGTTCCGCAAGGAAATCGAGGAGGCGGAAGACCCAGCCGCTAAGCGGGAAGAATTAATCCAGCTGTATAAGGAAACCTTCTCCACGCCGTTTATGGCTGCTTCTCGTGGTTTGGTCGATGACATCATCGACCCGGCTGAAACGCGCAAGCACATCGCAGATGCTCTGGAAGTTCTCGCCAATAAGCGGGTTACCCGGCCGCACAAGAAGCACGGCCTCATGCCGGTGTAA
- a CDS encoding biotin/lipoyl-containing protein has product MKLNVTVNGIAYSVEVEVEEEQRQLGAIVFGGGAATIHSEPATASVQGVSANAVVAPLAGSVFKILVNEGDEIEAGQVLLILEAMKMETEITAPNSGVVNTIHVAVGDSVQGGQALVEIN; this is encoded by the coding sequence ATGAAACTCAACGTAACCGTCAACGGTATTGCGTACTCCGTCGAAGTCGAGGTGGAGGAAGAACAGCGCCAATTAGGTGCCATCGTATTCGGTGGCGGTGCCGCCACGATTCATTCGGAGCCTGCTACCGCCTCCGTGCAAGGTGTGTCCGCCAACGCTGTGGTCGCGCCTTTGGCCGGTTCGGTCTTTAAGATTTTGGTCAATGAAGGTGACGAAATTGAGGCTGGACAGGTGTTGTTGATTTTGGAAGCTATGAAGATGGAAACCGAAATCACTGCCCCTAATTCCGGCGTGGTCAACACCATTCACGTCGCTGTTGGTGACTCTGTCCAGGGCGGACAAGCCCTGGTGGAAATTAACTAA
- a CDS encoding S1 family peptidase — MRRKRTTRSLALSAFITGLALSTTPSAGAFTLPAPSAAWEQAVKDLEAAGIAVDPNTIDPQLIEDADKAVAGHNYNMERLIAEYTGNGAKSQPGDETLKKVGEEYRPILDGPNYHWRHDAFSKVMAQRPFADRVLHRVPGSWFDAPDTPLESVFVEREGNSLYGPSTPVYVDNNQLCTIAATGVDSQGRKVAITAGHCGKVGAPVMSADSWRVGKSGTVVAHGKDLDYSVIELGSNAKISRSYNGVTVNAVGGGKPGKWKRVCKTGVATGTTCGMVWDADDRASISQVCAMQGDSGAPLMEGDRLVGMVSGGVIPNYALACRNPWQGDAFMPTVSTNMDAVISDINAKGGVGAGFTLPTE, encoded by the coding sequence ATGCGTAGAAAACGTACTACTCGCAGCCTCGCCCTCTCGGCTTTTATCACAGGATTGGCTTTGAGTACAACACCAAGTGCTGGGGCTTTCACTTTGCCAGCCCCTTCCGCAGCATGGGAACAAGCCGTCAAAGACTTGGAGGCAGCCGGAATCGCCGTCGATCCGAACACCATCGATCCACAGCTTATTGAGGACGCCGATAAGGCTGTCGCCGGGCATAACTACAATATGGAGCGACTCATTGCTGAGTACACCGGTAACGGTGCTAAGTCGCAGCCGGGCGATGAAACTTTGAAGAAAGTCGGCGAGGAATACCGACCGATTTTGGATGGGCCAAACTATCATTGGCGGCACGATGCTTTTTCCAAGGTGATGGCACAGCGCCCGTTTGCTGACCGGGTGCTACACCGGGTTCCTGGTTCGTGGTTCGATGCGCCGGACACCCCACTGGAGTCAGTTTTCGTCGAGCGGGAAGGCAATTCGCTCTATGGGCCTTCCACTCCGGTGTATGTGGATAATAACCAGTTGTGCACCATCGCGGCCACCGGTGTGGATTCTCAAGGCCGTAAGGTGGCGATCACCGCTGGCCACTGCGGTAAGGTAGGTGCCCCGGTGATGTCCGCCGATTCGTGGCGTGTCGGTAAGTCCGGCACGGTTGTAGCCCATGGTAAAGATTTGGATTATTCCGTCATTGAGCTTGGTTCCAACGCCAAGATTTCCCGCAGCTACAACGGGGTGACCGTCAATGCTGTCGGTGGCGGTAAGCCCGGCAAGTGGAAGCGCGTATGTAAGACGGGTGTTGCTACCGGCACCACGTGCGGCATGGTGTGGGACGCGGATGATCGCGCTAGCATCAGCCAGGTCTGCGCCATGCAGGGTGATTCCGGTGCGCCGCTTATGGAAGGCGACCGCTTGGTCGGCATGGTGTCTGGTGGTGTTATCCCTAATTACGCTTTAGCGTGCCGCAACCCATGGCAGGGTGATGCCTTTATGCCTACCGTTTCCACCAATATGGATGCGGTCATCAGTGATATCAACGCCAAGGGTGGGGTAGGCGCCGGCTTCACCTTGCCTACGGAGTAA
- the hisN gene encoding histidinol-phosphatase, which yields MFQADLDFALTLADAADALTLSRFEASDLVIDSKPDMTPVSDADIECERTLRALIEAHRPDDDILGEEFGGDATVTGRQWIIDPIDGTKNYVRGVPVWATLIALLVDGVPVVGVISAPALGRRWWAAKDLGAHRSFNNTVKRLKVSQVKDLSDASVSFSSLDGWRDRNLRDQFFALSDVTWRLRGFGDFFSYCLVAEGAVDIAAEPEVSLWDLAPLAILVEEAGGRFTSLSGIDGPHGGDAVATNGLLHTAALAYLGEDRSSSGTRHD from the coding sequence ATGTTTCAGGCTGATCTGGATTTCGCGTTAACACTCGCCGACGCCGCCGACGCGCTGACGCTTTCCCGTTTTGAAGCAAGCGATTTGGTCATCGACTCTAAACCGGACATGACTCCGGTCTCCGACGCCGACATCGAATGCGAACGTACCCTCCGCGCCCTTATTGAAGCCCACCGTCCCGACGACGACATCCTGGGCGAAGAATTCGGCGGCGACGCCACGGTCACCGGCCGCCAATGGATCATCGACCCTATCGACGGCACCAAAAACTATGTGCGTGGGGTTCCGGTGTGGGCAACTCTGATCGCCCTGCTTGTCGACGGCGTCCCGGTTGTCGGCGTCATCTCCGCCCCCGCATTGGGTCGACGCTGGTGGGCGGCAAAAGACCTCGGGGCACACCGCAGCTTCAATAACACCGTTAAAAGGCTCAAGGTGTCCCAGGTTAAGGATTTAAGCGACGCCTCCGTATCGTTTTCCTCCCTGGACGGGTGGCGCGACCGCAACCTACGCGACCAGTTTTTTGCACTCTCCGACGTCACGTGGCGACTACGAGGCTTCGGTGATTTCTTCTCCTACTGCCTGGTAGCCGAAGGCGCAGTGGATATCGCCGCCGAACCGGAGGTCTCGCTCTGGGACCTCGCCCCCCTGGCGATTCTGGTGGAAGAAGCAGGCGGCCGGTTTACCTCCCTGAGCGGCATTGATGGCCCGCACGGCGGCGACGCCGTAGCTACCAATGGGCTACTCCATACAGCCGCATTAGCCTATCTCGGTGAAGATCGCTCTTCCAGCGGCACCAGACACGATTGA
- a CDS encoding inositol monophosphatase family protein, whose protein sequence is MENSQQLSDMIPAIVKTFVIAHETDSDEHLAQALVYNAGRLAWRLREAGISAKEKTSVSDVVTEADHAAEQFIASALEALRPEDGIIGEEGTAKASTSGNVWHIDPVDGTYNFASGSDYFCSALALSSPDGVAFGAVHRPAMGYTWFGGADIPTTRDGKAVTPLTNTPLSQLCLATYIHPTFMTQPDVHDVWLRVAAEAATIRMLGAGSIDLASVADGSLGVWMQHSVADWDWLPGNALIEGAGGVGIKHTAGGVEWSIAGNAQAVAEVAALLEGN, encoded by the coding sequence ATGGAGAACTCCCAGCAGCTATCAGACATGATTCCGGCAATAGTCAAAACCTTTGTCATTGCCCACGAAACCGACAGCGATGAACACCTCGCCCAAGCACTCGTCTATAACGCAGGTCGGCTCGCCTGGCGGCTGCGGGAAGCAGGCATTAGCGCAAAAGAAAAAACCTCTGTCTCCGACGTGGTCACTGAAGCCGACCACGCGGCAGAACAGTTCATCGCCAGTGCGCTCGAAGCACTCCGCCCAGAAGACGGCATCATCGGTGAGGAGGGCACCGCTAAGGCGTCGACAAGCGGAAACGTTTGGCACATCGACCCAGTCGACGGCACTTATAATTTCGCGTCCGGTTCCGATTATTTCTGCTCCGCTCTTGCGCTTAGTTCCCCCGACGGCGTGGCATTCGGCGCGGTGCACCGCCCGGCGATGGGATATACGTGGTTCGGTGGTGCAGATATCCCCACCACCCGCGACGGTAAGGCAGTAACACCACTTACCAATACTCCTCTGTCACAGCTGTGCCTGGCCACCTATATTCACCCCACGTTCATGACACAACCAGATGTTCATGACGTGTGGCTTCGCGTTGCCGCCGAAGCCGCCACCATCCGCATGTTAGGTGCTGGTTCCATCGACCTGGCATCAGTCGCCGACGGCAGCCTCGGGGTATGGATGCAGCACAGCGTCGCGGATTGGGATTGGCTTCCAGGCAATGCCTTGATCGAAGGCGCAGGCGGAGTCGGCATTAAACACACCGCAGGTGGCGTAGAATGGTCGATCGCTGGCAACGCCCAGGCCGTTGCCGAGGTCGCCGCACTATTGGAAGGAAATTAA
- the prfB gene encoding peptide chain release factor 2, with the protein MRPEISAELTALDTTLTTIEKVLNPEEMETRVRELEAQASDPSLWDDPDHAQRVTSELSQVQGQLKKLLGMRSRLDDIPVMCELAEEEGEGDQLVEAELEQLREEISSLEVKTMLSGEYDAREAVVNIRSGSGGVDAADWAEMLFRMYVRWAEKRGHKVDIHDVSYAEEAGIKSATFTVHGDYMYGTLSVEQGPHRLVRISPFDNQGRRHTSFAEVEVLPVVEITDHIDIPDSEIRVDVYRSSGPGGQSVNTTDSAVRLTHIPTGIVATCQNEKSQIQNKASAMRVLQAKLLERKRQEEQAELDALGAGGNASWGNQMRSYVLHPYQMVKDHRNQFETNDPTKVLDGDLDKFLEAGIRWRMTQQQSQ; encoded by the coding sequence ATGCGACCAGAGATTTCCGCTGAACTTACTGCTCTTGATACGACGTTAACCACAATTGAAAAGGTATTAAACCCCGAGGAAATGGAAACCCGGGTGCGGGAGTTGGAGGCCCAGGCTTCCGACCCATCATTGTGGGATGATCCGGATCATGCGCAGCGGGTCACGAGCGAGCTTTCTCAGGTGCAGGGGCAGTTGAAGAAATTGTTGGGGATGCGCAGCCGCTTAGATGACATACCGGTGATGTGTGAATTGGCGGAGGAAGAGGGGGAGGGTGATCAACTCGTCGAGGCCGAGCTTGAGCAATTGCGGGAGGAGATTTCTTCCCTTGAGGTCAAAACCATGCTTTCTGGTGAATATGATGCCCGGGAAGCGGTGGTCAATATTCGTTCCGGTTCCGGCGGTGTGGATGCGGCCGACTGGGCGGAAATGCTGTTTCGTATGTATGTCCGTTGGGCGGAAAAGCGTGGCCATAAGGTAGATATTCACGATGTTTCTTATGCCGAAGAGGCAGGGATTAAATCGGCAACGTTTACCGTCCATGGCGATTATATGTATGGCACGTTGTCGGTGGAGCAGGGGCCGCACCGGTTGGTGCGGATTTCGCCGTTTGATAATCAAGGCCGCAGGCACACGTCCTTTGCCGAGGTTGAGGTGTTGCCGGTAGTGGAGATTACCGACCATATTGATATTCCCGATTCGGAGATTCGGGTGGATGTGTATCGGTCTTCCGGTCCAGGTGGACAGTCGGTGAATACGACCGATTCGGCAGTGCGGTTGACGCATATCCCTACCGGTATTGTGGCTACCTGCCAGAATGAAAAATCCCAGATCCAGAATAAAGCGTCGGCTATGCGGGTGTTGCAAGCGAAGCTATTAGAACGGAAGCGTCAGGAAGAGCAGGCTGAGCTTGATGCGCTTGGTGCTGGTGGGAATGCGTCGTGGGGTAATCAGATGCGGTCCTATGTGTTGCACCCGTATCAGATGGTCAAAGATCACCGGAACCAGTTTGAGACAAATGATCCCACCAAGGTGCTTGACGGGGATTTGGATAAGTTTTTAGAAGCGGGAATCCGGTGGCGCATGACGCAACAACAGTCACAATGA
- the ftsE gene encoding cell division ATP-binding protein FtsE: MIRFENVTKQYKASTRPALDNISLSIDKGDFVFLIGPSGSGKSTFLELMIRETNVTSGDIYLDEFHVNKLRGSQINKLRQKIGYVFQDFRLLQQKTVYDNVAFALEVIGTKKDKIAKMVPDTLELVGLSGKANRLPQELSGGEQQRVAIARAFVNRPLVLLADEPTGNLDPDTSDGIMVLLNQINRTGTTVVMSTHNARAVNDMRRRVIELNLGTLVRDDAHGVYGEAQ; the protein is encoded by the coding sequence GTGATTAGGTTTGAGAATGTCACCAAGCAATACAAAGCATCAACCCGGCCAGCGTTGGATAACATTTCGCTGAGCATAGACAAGGGTGATTTCGTCTTTCTTATCGGCCCCTCCGGGTCCGGAAAGTCCACCTTCTTAGAGTTGATGATCCGCGAAACAAACGTCACCAGCGGTGACATTTATTTGGACGAATTCCACGTCAATAAGCTGCGGGGAAGCCAAATCAATAAACTACGCCAAAAAATCGGCTATGTTTTCCAGGACTTCCGCCTGCTGCAACAAAAAACCGTGTACGACAACGTGGCGTTCGCATTAGAGGTTATCGGCACCAAGAAGGACAAAATCGCCAAAATGGTGCCGGATACTTTGGAGTTGGTCGGTCTTTCTGGCAAAGCCAACCGATTGCCGCAAGAACTCTCCGGCGGTGAACAACAGCGGGTGGCGATCGCCCGGGCGTTTGTGAACCGGCCGCTGGTTTTGCTTGCTGACGAGCCCACCGGCAACCTCGACCCCGACACCTCCGACGGGATCATGGTATTGCTTAATCAAATCAATCGAACTGGAACAACCGTTGTCATGAGTACCCACAACGCCCGCGCCGTCAATGACATGCGCCGCCGGGTTATCGAACTAAACCTGGGCACATTAGTACGTGACGATGCCCACGGCGTTTACGGCGAAGCGCAATAA
- the ftsX gene encoding permease-like cell division protein FtsX, which translates to MGLAFVFREAFRGLARNITMTIALVITTAISLALLATGFLVTNMTDRTKDIYLERVEVMVQFDEEISATDKDCSSATCKEARSILEKSDGVKSVTFRSREQSYQRYVELFQDSDPLLVAETSEDALPAALHVRLIDPLDTTPLDPVRTIQHVDQVIDQVDDLKGATDNLDAIRNSTFLFAGIQAIAAIFLIVNMVQIAAFNRRQETEIMRMVGASRWYTQAPFVLEAVFAVLLGAILSGLALFAGKAWVVDKTLAGLYDSQLIARITTADIWTVIPIVALVGIIFAALTAQGTLRWYVRK; encoded by the coding sequence ATGGGACTTGCATTTGTATTCCGCGAAGCGTTTCGCGGCCTAGCCCGAAATATCACCATGACCATAGCATTGGTCATTACCACCGCGATTTCCCTGGCACTGCTCGCCACCGGGTTCCTCGTGACCAACATGACCGACCGCACCAAGGACATTTACTTAGAGCGGGTTGAGGTGATGGTGCAGTTTGATGAGGAAATCTCGGCAACCGACAAAGACTGCTCCTCCGCAACCTGTAAAGAAGCACGAAGCATCTTGGAAAAATCAGATGGGGTGAAATCAGTTACCTTCCGCTCCAGGGAACAGTCTTACCAGCGGTACGTGGAATTATTCCAAGACTCAGACCCACTACTGGTCGCCGAAACCTCCGAGGATGCACTTCCTGCCGCCCTCCATGTGCGGTTAATTGACCCGCTCGACACCACACCACTGGACCCAGTGCGCACGATTCAGCACGTGGATCAAGTGATCGACCAGGTCGATGATTTGAAAGGCGCTACCGATAATCTCGATGCAATTCGGAATTCCACCTTCCTATTTGCTGGCATTCAAGCCATTGCCGCGATTTTCTTGATCGTCAACATGGTGCAAATCGCGGCTTTTAATCGTCGTCAAGAAACCGAAATCATGCGCATGGTCGGCGCCTCCCGGTGGTACACCCAAGCGCCATTCGTCTTAGAAGCAGTATTCGCAGTGCTTCTAGGTGCGATCCTTTCCGGTCTCGCCCTTTTCGCAGGCAAAGCATGGGTGGTGGATAAAACACTCGCCGGACTCTACGACAGCCAATTAATCGCCCGAATAACCACGGCCGACATTTGGACAGTGATCCCCATCGTCGCCCTGGTCGGCATCATCTTCGCGGCACTAACCGCCCAAGGTACGCTCCGATGGTACGTCCGAAAATAA